A window of Chlorobium phaeobacteroides DSM 266 genomic DNA:
CATGACCTGGGTGCTCATGGGCATTACCGTTGGAATTTCACTTGTCGGCATCGTGCTGTTCGGAACCTTGTGCGGTTCGATGCTGCCCTTGCTGCTGAAACGATGGGGCCTTGATCCGGCAACCTCTTCAGCGCCGTTCGTGGCAACGCTTGTTGACGTTACGGGTATCGTCATCTATTTCAGTGTCGCATCACTGCTGCTCCGGGGCATTCTGCTCTGAAACGCTGCAGCTCATCGATATAACGACGGCGCTATGAGAAACGGGCATCTCTGAAATCTGACCTCTCTCGGGATTGATCATGACGGAAACTGTTGTTGTGGGAATATCAGGCGGCGTAGACTCTGCCGTGGCCGCATGCCTGCTCATGAAGCAGGGGTACCGGGTTCTTGGACTCAACATCAGGATACTTGACACTCCCGACGAACACCCATCGCTTGCCCCCTCCCCTCTTCTGATCAGCGATCATGCTGACTATCAGTTTCCCGTTTTCAGCCTCAATCTCAGCGCCCGATTCAGCCAGGAGGTAATCCGTTATTTCCAGGCCGACTATCTTGCCGGAAAAACACCAAATCCCTGTATGGTATGCAATAAAAAAATCAAATGGCACGGACTGCTTGAAGGAGCTCGACTCCTGGGCGCGGAACGTATCGCAACCGGCCATTACGCCAGAACCGCATCCCTTGATGGGCGAGTCCGCCTGTATAAAGGTCTTGACCCGCAGAAGGATCAGAGTTATTTTCTCTGGATGCTCTCACAGAATGATCTCAATAAAACATGTTTTCCTCTTGGTGAACTCGCCAAAGAGAAGGTGCGTGAACTCGCGCGTACGTTCGGGGTGAGGGCTGCTGAAAAAAAAGAGAGTCAGGAAATCTGCTTTGTTCCCCACGACGATTACTGCCGCTATCTTGAGCTTGCCGTTCCGGGACTTAAAGAAAAAGTTGCCGGGGGAGATATTGTGGACGAAAACGGCAAGGTGCTCGGAAAACATCGCGGTTATCCATTTTATACCATTGGCCAGCGACGGGGTCTGGGGCTCAGTTCAACTGAACCGCTCTATGTCACAGCCCTTGACCAGGAAAATAATTGCGTCCATACAGGAAATAAATCATCGCTCGATACCCGGAGTCTGACCGTATCGGGG
This region includes:
- the mnmA gene encoding tRNA 2-thiouridine(34) synthase MnmA, which gives rise to MTETVVVGISGGVDSAVAACLLMKQGYRVLGLNIRILDTPDEHPSLAPSPLLISDHADYQFPVFSLNLSARFSQEVIRYFQADYLAGKTPNPCMVCNKKIKWHGLLEGARLLGAERIATGHYARTASLDGRVRLYKGLDPQKDQSYFLWMLSQNDLNKTCFPLGELAKEKVRELARTFGVRAAEKKESQEICFVPHDDYCRYLELAVPGLKEKVAGGDIVDENGKVLGKHRGYPFYTIGQRRGLGLSSTEPLYVTALDQENNCVHTGNKSSLDTRSLTVSGLNWINNKSLDEPVEAFGKIRYRDRETPCTIAPLPDGQATITFHTAKHAVAPGQAAVFYHDEEVLGGGFISAVNRDR